The following proteins are co-located in the Armatimonadota bacterium genome:
- a CDS encoding glycosyltransferase family 9 protein — protein MNAPKRILVVRFRAIGDCVMAAWPITSIREKYPDAWIAWATEPACASVIDHQALTQKIMRFPRDKWKRERYSLRTWQDQLNHYLRIRKFKFDVAIDFQGHSKTALLVRLSGAPVRVAVHATDALSQRLNPVPIPRPKDTHWVDHHMKVIRTLDDFADVTLPLMPHSAVPEQLPESKFVTICTGGSSAKKQLSKEQWQAIAAKFVEAGFPVVTVGGPKDPALQMDGVIDRVGAFSLRGSLEAIRASALHVATDTGTGHIAAAVGTPVVSLFGPDELAVARYRPYTKRGVVLRGNGHPSDVDPQLIAESGLGLLC, from the coding sequence ATGAATGCCCCTAAACGAATCCTGGTTGTGCGGTTTCGCGCCATCGGAGATTGCGTTATGGCGGCGTGGCCGATCACATCAATTCGAGAAAAATATCCCGATGCTTGGATAGCTTGGGCGACCGAACCTGCCTGCGCTTCGGTGATAGACCATCAAGCGCTCACGCAGAAGATCATGCGCTTCCCTCGCGACAAGTGGAAGCGAGAACGATACTCATTGCGCACGTGGCAAGACCAGCTAAACCACTACCTTCGAATCCGGAAATTCAAGTTTGATGTCGCCATCGACTTTCAAGGTCATTCGAAAACGGCACTATTGGTCCGGCTATCTGGTGCGCCAGTCCGAGTTGCAGTGCACGCGACCGACGCCCTTTCACAGCGGTTAAACCCGGTACCGATTCCTCGACCCAAAGACACACATTGGGTGGATCACCACATGAAGGTGATTCGCACACTGGACGATTTTGCTGACGTCACTCTGCCGCTGATGCCCCATTCTGCGGTACCAGAGCAGTTGCCCGAAAGTAAGTTCGTCACCATCTGCACTGGTGGAAGTTCTGCAAAGAAGCAGCTGTCCAAAGAACAATGGCAAGCAATCGCCGCGAAATTCGTCGAAGCCGGATTTCCTGTCGTCACCGTCGGTGGTCCGAAAGACCCTGCCCTCCAAATGGATGGAGTGATCGACCGAGTCGGAGCCTTTAGCCTCCGTGGCAGCCTGGAAGCTATCCGAGCAAGCGCGCTTCACGTCGCGACGGACACCGGAACAGGGCACATTGCAGCCGCGGTCGGAACGCCCGTGGTTTCGCTCTTTGGCCCGGACGAGCTGGCGGTAGCGCGTTACAGACCGTACACCAAGCGCGGCGTCGTCCTGCGGGGCAACGGGCACCCCAGCGATGTTGATCCGCAACTGATCGCAGAATCCGGCCTCGGACTTCTCTGTTAA
- a CDS encoding ABC transporter ATP-binding protein: protein MASDSFSVTDFSVGYDRQSVLSGFNCEIQPGQSVALLGPNGSGKSSILKSLIGNLPPIQGIARYKSEDLIRMSSTQRAKYLSFVPQGEPPIFGFSVIEAVLMGRHAALAGAVETDEDIQKARAALEQVDALHLGDRVITELSGGEYQRVLLARAIAQEAPVLLLDEPTAHLDLRHQLELTGIFNDLRKAGKMLLCAIHDLNIALQFCDQCICLSDKVAGEQKPIREAINSGEVGRCLGVNFEWLQGSRRDWVTPV, encoded by the coding sequence ATGGCGTCGGATAGCTTTTCCGTAACAGATTTTTCGGTGGGATACGACCGTCAATCGGTCCTGTCTGGGTTCAATTGCGAGATTCAACCGGGGCAAAGCGTGGCACTTTTGGGGCCAAATGGAAGTGGTAAGTCGAGCATTCTTAAGTCCTTAATTGGCAACCTCCCGCCGATCCAAGGCATTGCACGTTATAAAAGCGAAGATCTTATCCGGATGTCTTCTACCCAGCGCGCGAAGTACCTCTCGTTCGTACCGCAAGGCGAGCCACCAATCTTCGGATTCTCCGTGATCGAGGCAGTTCTGATGGGCAGGCACGCTGCTCTAGCGGGAGCGGTGGAAACCGATGAGGACATTCAAAAGGCGAGAGCGGCTCTGGAACAAGTTGATGCCTTGCACCTCGGTGACCGCGTCATCACCGAACTCAGCGGCGGTGAATATCAGCGAGTTCTGCTGGCAAGGGCGATCGCTCAAGAAGCCCCCGTACTGTTGCTCGATGAACCGACAGCTCATCTTGATTTGAGGCACCAGTTGGAGCTCACCGGAATCTTCAACGATTTAAGGAAAGCTGGCAAAATGCTTCTTTGCGCTATCCACGATCTAAACATCGCGCTCCAGTTCTGTGATCAGTGCATCTGCCTCAGCGACAAAGTAGCCGGGGAGCAAAAGCCGATTCGAGAGGCAATCAATTCAGGTGAAGTCGGGCGATGCCTCGGAGTCAACTTCGAGTGGCTCCAAGGTTCAAGACGGGACTGGGTAACGCCGGTCTAA
- a CDS encoding aldehyde dehydrogenase family protein, with amino-acid sequence MTVKEIFENLDYGTAPESPDLAKEWISKHGPVMPQYIGGEWVVADESFDSLCPATTEPLTKISQGSDANVDAAVKAARKASVSWQKLSGFERARFLYAIARQIQKHSRLFSVLESLDNGKPIRETRDLDIPLVIRHFYAHAGWAQLLDREFPEYESVGVCGQIIPWNFPLLMLSWKIAPALAAGNTVVLKPAEFTSLTAILFAEICDSVGLPKGVVNIVTGDGRTGKAIVEHPDIDKVAFTGSTEVGRILRKATAGSGKKLSLELGGKSPFIVFADADLDGAVEGLVDAIWFNQGQVCCAGSRLLVQEGIADKFHKKVKARMEQLRLGHPLEKGIDIGAVVDKVQLERIAGLVKQGVEQGAELHQPSTQCPTSGWFYPPTLLTNVSPSNIVAQEEIFGPVLVSMTFRTHAEAIALANNTVYGLASSVWTENLNLAHDVASKIKAGTVWVNCSNQFDANCGFGGYRESGYGREGGKEGLYEYLKPKSMFGSPIQSKPVQPISTSEKIDRTHKNYVGGKQARPDGGYSLTIKTKSGFEEVGRGNRKDIRNAVEAAESALSAWSNLAGHSRAQIIYYIAENLAAERQLFVNALGGDSAAEEEFDASLDRCFYYAAWADKYDGAVHNTPMRAVNYTRNEAIGSCGVVCPEERPLLGFLSTVLPLVSMGNTVVAIPSESNPIVACELYRVFDQCDLPGGVINIVTGLHSEVVPSLAEHDTLQCVWHFGDAETGKAIELASIGNLKQTWCSLGKSVDWMAAPNPEFLRRAVQVKNIWVPYGA; translated from the coding sequence ATGACCGTCAAAGAGATTTTTGAGAATTTGGATTACGGCACCGCGCCCGAGTCTCCTGATTTGGCCAAAGAATGGATTTCAAAGCATGGGCCAGTCATGCCGCAATACATCGGTGGCGAGTGGGTGGTCGCAGATGAAAGCTTTGACTCTCTCTGCCCAGCGACAACCGAGCCGTTGACCAAGATCTCCCAAGGTTCCGACGCAAACGTAGATGCTGCAGTGAAGGCCGCTCGAAAGGCATCAGTCAGTTGGCAAAAACTCAGCGGTTTCGAGCGAGCGAGATTTCTCTATGCTATCGCGCGGCAGATTCAAAAGCACTCGCGGCTATTTTCCGTTCTGGAGTCTCTCGACAATGGCAAACCGATCCGCGAAACGAGGGATTTAGATATACCGCTTGTCATTCGCCATTTCTATGCTCATGCAGGATGGGCTCAGCTTCTGGACCGCGAGTTCCCAGAATACGAAAGCGTCGGAGTTTGCGGTCAGATCATTCCGTGGAATTTTCCGCTCTTGATGCTATCTTGGAAGATCGCGCCGGCTCTGGCAGCAGGGAACACGGTGGTGTTGAAGCCTGCCGAATTCACCTCATTGACCGCGATTCTCTTTGCCGAGATTTGCGATTCGGTTGGACTGCCAAAGGGCGTCGTCAACATCGTGACGGGTGACGGCCGTACAGGCAAGGCGATCGTTGAGCATCCCGACATCGACAAAGTGGCCTTCACCGGCAGCACCGAAGTGGGACGTATTTTGCGCAAGGCTACGGCCGGCTCCGGCAAGAAGTTGAGCCTGGAACTCGGCGGGAAATCGCCGTTCATCGTGTTTGCAGATGCTGACTTGGATGGTGCGGTCGAAGGCTTGGTTGACGCGATTTGGTTCAACCAAGGTCAAGTGTGCTGCGCAGGTTCGCGACTATTGGTTCAAGAAGGAATTGCGGACAAGTTCCACAAGAAGGTCAAGGCTCGAATGGAGCAGTTGCGGCTCGGACATCCGCTGGAAAAAGGGATCGACATCGGAGCTGTGGTCGATAAAGTGCAGTTGGAGCGGATTGCTGGGCTCGTCAAGCAAGGCGTAGAGCAAGGCGCCGAACTGCACCAACCCTCAACGCAATGCCCGACTAGCGGGTGGTTCTATCCGCCGACTTTGCTCACAAATGTGAGTCCGTCGAACATCGTTGCGCAGGAAGAGATTTTTGGACCAGTGCTGGTGAGCATGACCTTCCGAACTCATGCCGAAGCGATCGCCCTCGCCAACAACACGGTTTACGGATTGGCATCCAGCGTTTGGACGGAAAACCTCAACTTGGCACACGATGTTGCCTCAAAGATCAAGGCGGGCACCGTTTGGGTGAACTGCTCAAACCAGTTTGACGCCAACTGTGGATTTGGCGGTTATCGCGAATCTGGATACGGACGTGAAGGCGGCAAAGAAGGGTTATACGAATACCTCAAGCCAAAGTCGATGTTCGGCTCACCAATTCAATCGAAGCCGGTGCAACCGATCTCCACAAGCGAGAAAATCGACCGCACGCACAAGAACTATGTCGGTGGCAAACAAGCGCGTCCCGACGGCGGATACAGCCTGACCATCAAAACCAAATCAGGATTTGAAGAGGTTGGGCGCGGCAATCGAAAAGATATCCGCAATGCAGTCGAAGCCGCGGAATCTGCCCTTTCCGCCTGGAGTAACCTCGCCGGTCACAGTCGAGCGCAAATCATTTATTACATCGCAGAGAATTTGGCCGCCGAGCGACAGCTTTTTGTCAACGCTCTCGGAGGTGACTCCGCCGCCGAGGAAGAGTTTGATGCTAGCCTCGATCGATGCTTCTATTACGCGGCTTGGGCTGACAAATACGATGGCGCAGTTCACAACACCCCTATGCGAGCCGTGAACTACACGCGGAATGAAGCCATCGGTTCCTGCGGCGTGGTTTGCCCCGAAGAACGGCCACTGCTCGGATTCTTGAGCACCGTTCTCCCGCTAGTGAGTATGGGGAATACCGTTGTCGCAATTCCAAGTGAGTCGAATCCAATCGTCGCTTGTGAGCTTTATCGCGTGTTTGATCAGTGCGATCTTCCAGGCGGTGTGATCAACATTGTGACTGGGCTCCACTCGGAGGTCGTCCCGAGCCTCGCGGAGCACGACACGCTGCAATGCGTTTGGCATTTTGGCGACGCTGAAACGGGCAAGGCGATTGAACTTGCGAGTATCGGCAACCTCAAACAGACTTGGTGCAGCTTGGGCAAATCGGTGGATTGGATGGCCGCCCCGAATCCTGAGTTCTTGAGACGAGCCGTTCAAGTCAAAAACATCTGGGTTCCTTACGGAGCTTAA
- a CDS encoding M42 family metallopeptidase: protein MRTESLEFFKEIVNTPSPSGYEEKAAQVFRSYTSGFSHTQHTDSHGNSWAVLNPDASMKIMLAGHMDEIGFIVHYIDDQGLLYFSGVGGHDTMVPIGQRVWVHGKEKIAGIIGRKAIHLLTEEERKKKPELHEMWIDIGASTRAEAEAVVRLGDVATYQYEFQMLMGDRASARGFDNKMGTFIVSEALRLLKEEGGLDPNVGVYAVATVQEEIGLRGARTAAFAIDPQSGLAVDVNHAVDYPGVPKTKYGQLDVGKGPSVMRGANASPVVFRMIEEGAAKENIPYQVDVAPGGTGTDGNAMQISRGGMAVGILGVALRYMHTPVELLSLTDVENCARLMAAYCRLVKPDTDFTPRLG, encoded by the coding sequence ATGCGCACTGAATCTCTTGAGTTCTTCAAAGAAATCGTCAATACACCTAGCCCGAGCGGTTACGAAGAAAAAGCGGCACAAGTCTTCCGGTCCTACACCTCCGGATTCAGCCACACCCAGCACACCGATAGCCATGGTAATTCATGGGCGGTGCTCAACCCCGATGCTTCGATGAAGATCATGTTGGCGGGTCACATGGACGAGATCGGATTCATCGTGCATTACATCGACGATCAGGGGCTTTTGTACTTTAGCGGCGTAGGCGGGCACGACACGATGGTTCCGATTGGTCAGCGCGTGTGGGTACACGGAAAGGAAAAGATCGCTGGCATCATCGGACGTAAAGCGATTCACCTGCTCACCGAAGAAGAGCGCAAGAAGAAGCCAGAGCTCCACGAGATGTGGATCGACATCGGAGCCTCGACCCGAGCCGAAGCCGAAGCCGTGGTCCGATTGGGCGATGTGGCCACCTATCAATATGAGTTCCAGATGCTGATGGGAGATCGAGCCAGCGCGCGCGGATTCGATAACAAGATGGGCACGTTCATCGTTTCCGAAGCATTGCGATTGCTAAAGGAAGAAGGCGGACTCGATCCTAACGTTGGCGTGTATGCCGTCGCAACAGTTCAGGAAGAGATCGGATTGCGTGGCGCACGAACTGCTGCCTTTGCCATCGATCCTCAATCTGGCTTGGCCGTGGACGTCAACCACGCGGTCGATTACCCGGGTGTTCCAAAAACCAAATATGGTCAGCTTGACGTTGGCAAGGGCCCGAGCGTGATGCGCGGCGCCAATGCGAGTCCGGTCGTCTTCCGAATGATTGAAGAGGGCGCTGCAAAGGAGAACATTCCGTACCAAGTTGACGTGGCACCCGGTGGAACAGGCACCGATGGCAATGCGATGCAAATCAGTCGCGGTGGAATGGCGGTTGGGATTTTGGGCGTTGCGCTACGCTACATGCACACTCCGGTAGAGTTGCTCTCTCTCACTGACGTTGAGAACTGCGCTAGGTTGATGGCGGCCTATTGCCGACTAGTGAAACCCGACACCGATTTCACCCCGCGCCTTGGATAA
- the lpxK gene encoding tetraacyldisaccharide 4'-kinase: protein MSKDDKLGRFISESAKLSALELSHHRLDIQSFALSPLSLLYYLGWQTYELAYALGIKSPQKPHSPIICVGNLTVGGMGKSPLTIALASDLVRAGFQVVIGASGYGSPRSQGASLAPDGPLNPLEWGDEPAMIRWLLPEIPIIVGRARVKAAELCAKQFPDAVLLMDDGFQHKPLKKDISILIDPPKVANPLCLPAGPYREPKSHRSRADFLLPDDIELDFSGYGLVDANLSPAPLDAGSKVQIITAIANPFRLMVTAETLGLTVVHGRNYPDHHPLQEPGLLKEFDPKIPIITTAKDWVKLRERTDIGQFNVRIVHLPAKINPPRFVEDTLAPRLHEIKKAKGA, encoded by the coding sequence TTGTCGAAAGATGACAAGCTGGGCAGATTCATTTCTGAGTCTGCCAAACTCTCGGCATTGGAACTCAGCCACCATCGTTTAGACATTCAAAGCTTCGCATTGTCGCCGTTGAGCCTACTGTACTATCTCGGGTGGCAGACCTACGAATTAGCCTACGCTCTCGGCATAAAATCACCGCAGAAACCTCATTCGCCAATCATTTGCGTAGGCAATCTAACAGTAGGCGGTATGGGCAAGTCTCCACTGACCATCGCCCTTGCATCGGATTTGGTTCGAGCAGGATTCCAAGTTGTGATCGGTGCTAGCGGGTACGGTTCTCCTCGAAGTCAAGGCGCTTCGCTTGCGCCGGACGGCCCGCTGAATCCGTTGGAATGGGGTGATGAACCGGCGATGATCCGTTGGCTTCTGCCGGAAATTCCGATCATCGTAGGGAGGGCTAGAGTCAAAGCCGCCGAGCTTTGCGCCAAGCAATTCCCTGACGCCGTTCTCCTGATGGATGACGGCTTTCAGCATAAGCCGCTCAAGAAAGATATTTCGATTTTGATCGACCCACCAAAGGTCGCCAACCCACTTTGTTTGCCCGCCGGGCCCTACCGGGAGCCAAAATCCCATCGCTCTCGAGCGGACTTTCTGCTGCCCGACGATATTGAACTTGACTTCTCAGGCTATGGGCTGGTTGACGCGAACCTCAGCCCCGCGCCCCTCGATGCAGGTTCAAAGGTGCAGATCATTACTGCCATTGCCAACCCATTCCGGCTGATGGTGACCGCCGAAACTTTGGGGCTGACTGTTGTTCATGGCCGAAACTATCCTGACCATCATCCGCTCCAGGAGCCTGGATTGCTCAAAGAATTTGATCCCAAAATCCCCATCATCACCACCGCAAAAGACTGGGTGAAACTGCGGGAACGCACTGATATTGGGCAGTTTAATGTTCGAATTGTGCATCTCCCTGCTAAAATCAATCCGCCGAGATTCGTTGAAGACACTTTGGCGCCGAGACTGCATGAAATCAAAAAAGCAAAAGGAGCTTGA
- a CDS encoding ABC transporter ATP-binding protein produces MRLALPKFFRIDPRIAGSLRDQRASIVKGLICVGISSLLTASMIPLTERAIRAISNSAPVRSAAVPFLSELKQELGVDEKPLREALTTQRYEPSKLLPPAADLANRLQLPVEKVEAAYRNLAPRESEAESKQRQDAALNDLGFICLSVVGLFIAKYWFTRGQAYYLTRAANRLAADLRIRLFSKLQRLPIQYYSNKRIGSIQSVLTNDVNVYQTAVNLIRDSIDGPFKAIAALVTIFTIQWQLALIAMLFIPVLAAFVHRNGQKMKQDQGAVQSDLAVLTGMASEALSGIRVVKAFAAEQRMVGIYQGLVESSFTSQMRAAKRFAQLRPMVELVGAISLATILYICGHLAKVGTLEISQIVALTFALDIINQGARALSNVNNTFNQVQAAADRIYSEVLDCPDEVMASGTKVLENPGIRIEFRDVCFDYPDGTRALSNVSFVIEQNSSLALVGPSGAGKTTIADLMLRFYDPTSGQILFDGVDIRELDLKWLRGQFGVVPQQTFLFAGSIGDNIMLGKPDATEAELERAADMAHAGVFIQRLPERFGGMIGERGAKVSGGEGQRLAIARAIIREPKILLLDEATSNLDTESERAVTEALDVAMQHRTTLFIAHRLSTAMRATRILVLRRGEVVEVGTPSELISRGEAFAKMYQAYNSGLIEDGVG; encoded by the coding sequence TTGCGCCTTGCCCTGCCAAAGTTTTTTCGCATCGATCCTCGAATAGCTGGCTCGCTTCGAGATCAGCGGGCATCCATTGTAAAAGGGCTCATTTGTGTCGGCATCAGCTCGCTCCTCACCGCCTCGATGATCCCGCTCACTGAGCGCGCGATCCGAGCGATCAGCAATTCGGCACCCGTACGGTCCGCCGCTGTGCCATTTTTGAGCGAACTCAAACAGGAACTCGGCGTTGACGAAAAGCCGTTGCGTGAGGCACTCACCACGCAACGCTACGAACCAAGCAAGCTGCTACCGCCTGCGGCTGATCTGGCTAACCGACTGCAACTGCCGGTCGAAAAGGTAGAAGCGGCGTATCGAAACCTTGCTCCTCGCGAATCAGAAGCTGAATCGAAGCAGCGGCAAGACGCCGCCCTGAACGATCTTGGGTTCATCTGCTTGAGCGTAGTTGGGCTGTTTATCGCCAAGTATTGGTTCACTCGCGGGCAGGCATATTATCTCACTCGGGCAGCCAACCGCCTCGCCGCGGACCTGCGCATACGGCTTTTTTCGAAGCTCCAAAGGCTCCCGATTCAGTACTACTCAAACAAGCGGATCGGCAGTATTCAGAGCGTCCTCACCAACGATGTCAACGTTTACCAGACCGCTGTGAATTTGATTCGGGACAGCATTGACGGGCCGTTCAAGGCCATCGCCGCTTTGGTCACTATCTTCACTATTCAATGGCAACTCGCTCTGATCGCGATGCTCTTCATCCCCGTTTTGGCAGCATTCGTCCACCGAAACGGTCAGAAAATGAAGCAAGATCAGGGCGCGGTTCAATCCGATCTTGCCGTTTTGACTGGGATGGCTTCGGAAGCACTGAGCGGCATACGCGTCGTTAAGGCGTTCGCCGCAGAACAGCGAATGGTCGGCATCTATCAAGGACTTGTCGAATCTTCGTTTACGAGCCAGATGCGCGCCGCAAAGCGATTTGCCCAGCTGCGGCCGATGGTCGAACTCGTCGGAGCGATTAGCCTTGCGACGATCCTCTATATCTGCGGTCATCTCGCGAAGGTCGGCACTTTGGAGATCAGTCAGATTGTTGCGCTCACTTTTGCGCTCGATATCATCAACCAAGGTGCGCGAGCACTTTCGAATGTCAACAACACCTTCAATCAGGTTCAAGCCGCGGCCGATCGGATTTACTCAGAAGTTCTCGACTGCCCGGATGAAGTGATGGCTTCTGGCACGAAAGTGCTTGAAAACCCGGGGATTCGAATCGAGTTTCGTGACGTCTGCTTCGATTATCCGGACGGGACCCGTGCGCTCTCGAACGTCAGTTTCGTCATCGAACAAAACAGCTCGCTGGCGTTAGTTGGGCCGAGCGGCGCAGGTAAGACGACCATCGCCGACCTGATGCTGAGGTTTTATGATCCGACTTCCGGTCAAATCCTGTTTGATGGCGTGGATATCCGCGAACTTGATCTGAAGTGGCTTCGTGGCCAGTTCGGCGTGGTCCCTCAACAGACATTTTTGTTCGCTGGTAGCATTGGCGACAACATCATGCTGGGCAAGCCGGATGCCACTGAAGCCGAGCTTGAACGGGCCGCAGACATGGCCCATGCAGGAGTGTTTATTCAGCGACTTCCCGAACGGTTTGGCGGCATGATCGGGGAACGTGGAGCAAAAGTCAGCGGCGGAGAGGGTCAGCGGTTGGCGATCGCGCGAGCAATCATTCGCGAGCCAAAAATCCTGCTGCTAGACGAAGCGACTAGCAACCTTGATACAGAAAGTGAACGCGCGGTAACCGAAGCCCTAGACGTTGCAATGCAGCATAGGACGACGCTATTCATCGCGCACCGCCTCAGTACAGCCATGCGCGCGACGCGGATATTGGTCCTGCGCCGTGGAGAAGTAGTCGAAGTCGGGACCCCGTCAGAGCTGATTTCGCGCGGCGAAGCATTCGCCAAGATGTACCAGGCGTACAACTCCGGACTGATCGAAGATGGCGTCGGATAG
- a CDS encoding lysophospholipid acyltransferase family protein yields the protein MKSKKQKELEGKLGAAALRYVQKRLRRKSATQAEETGAKLGRLIRRVGKKRFERAKENLKLAFPDWSEEKRESTAEKVFEHFGIVSADFLRSDKLTKSEINASMEVVGLEHLDGALAGGNGALLITGHFGNWERLANWLSLNGYPLTVVARDADDEGVNGILNQMRMNSGTKVLARGNAARPILEKLRANEIVGILPDQNSKEVYIPFFGHPAGTVLGPGVLHDRTHAPVIPGFCIRLGGGKYRTVFLPPLVPDPGYETKGEGMMRAIHRTLEAIITEHPEQWLWFHDRWRSARGKGML from the coding sequence ATGAAATCAAAAAAGCAAAAGGAGCTTGAAGGCAAGCTGGGGGCAGCCGCCCTCCGCTATGTTCAAAAGCGTCTGAGAAGAAAGTCGGCTACCCAAGCGGAAGAAACGGGTGCAAAACTCGGTCGCCTCATTCGGCGGGTTGGCAAAAAGCGATTCGAGCGCGCTAAGGAAAATCTAAAGCTGGCATTTCCGGACTGGTCCGAAGAGAAGCGCGAGTCGACCGCAGAAAAGGTATTCGAACACTTCGGCATCGTTTCAGCAGACTTCTTGAGATCCGACAAGCTCACCAAGTCCGAGATCAACGCGAGCATGGAAGTGGTTGGACTTGAACACCTGGATGGTGCGCTGGCCGGCGGCAATGGCGCACTTCTGATCACCGGGCATTTTGGAAACTGGGAACGTCTCGCGAATTGGCTTAGTCTGAATGGCTACCCACTCACGGTAGTTGCTCGTGATGCGGACGACGAAGGGGTCAACGGGATTCTCAATCAAATGCGCATGAACAGCGGCACGAAGGTTTTGGCCCGAGGAAACGCGGCGCGGCCGATCCTCGAAAAGCTCCGAGCTAACGAGATTGTGGGCATCTTGCCCGATCAAAACTCGAAGGAAGTCTACATTCCGTTTTTCGGCCATCCAGCAGGTACGGTGCTCGGACCTGGAGTTCTGCACGACCGAACACACGCTCCGGTCATCCCTGGTTTTTGTATCCGGCTTGGCGGAGGCAAATATCGAACGGTCTTTTTGCCGCCGCTTGTTCCAGACCCGGGATATGAAACCAAAGGCGAGGGCATGATGCGAGCGATCCATCGCACCCTCGAAGCGATCATCACCGAGCACCCCGAGCAGTGGCTCTGGTTCCACGATCGGTGGCGTAGTGCGCGCGGAAAAGGCATGCTATGA